DNA sequence from the Pseudochaenichthys georgianus chromosome 8, fPseGeo1.2, whole genome shotgun sequence genome:
ctgagtgtgtgctaacggctgatgtgttgggacatatttcgctgtcgggtgttgaccaatcacgaagcgttatttcttgactggcagcaaaaacaaccaagcacagcagtgcttctctggctcctaaaggaataccctttccgtccaatgtgaaatgctgtggtgttttctgaaatgctgtggtgtcttctgaaatgctgttgtgttttctgaaatgctgtggtgtcttgcacttcagggccaccgtacgttTCAATCATTCATTAAACTGACCACTCTTCATGTGAAGtgatatcttttttaaatgtatttgtaatgtatttaGGATAATCCCATTGAGATGAACCAtttcgttttcaagggggtcctaACATATAGTACAGACTGCAAGCAAAacacaaaaaacaaataaagcAAATTGACTAGGGTATTTCATATTATTTTCAACGCTTATCAATGAAATAACAGCTtattaattgattaattaataatccTAACAAAAAAATAAGAATTTCATCAATTTGTCTCCAAACAAATGAATGAAATTCTGAGACATACACAGCTGTATATATATGATTACCCAAGAATGCCTCAAGACCCCCCAACACGCTTTTGCTGGGGGTTGTGACCCTGATATTTTGAACTACTCAAATAGAGAAAAAAGATTCATCATCTTATTTCCAATCTGCAGTAAATGCTGATGTTCCAATCACATTGTAACTACTGCATTAAACCCATGCTCTTTTTGCTAAACCTTTGAATGTGAGGTCCCTCCATGTGGACAGCCGTCCTCACACACCCGCACTGAGCAGCAGCTATGTGCACGGCACCTCCACCATCCCTCTGCTCCCCCTGACCGTGGGCCAGAGTCTGGACTCCACCGTTCAGCGCTGGCCCGACCGTGAAGCTGTGGTCTTCCTGCAGGACGGCATCCGGAAAACCTTTGCACAGTTTCATCAAGATGTAGGTCTTCAGCTTCTGTTATCAAGAGCTTTCATGCATTTATTAACCCTCAAACACTATTCATGATATGTTAAGAGTCTCCTGTTTCAATAAAGAACACTTCGAGAACAACTTCTCAAATCATTACAAATGTTAACTTGTTATGTTAGTAGGATACTTGTTAGACCTTTTGAATCCCAATGAAATGGTGGTTTGTCATTAACTCTACATGAAGCAACCCCCATTAAATGTAGTTTAATAATATGAATTGGTCTCCTCTTTGGGAGAACTCATCACCAAGCTTCTCTGAATCACAGGAATACTTAATTGCATCAGACAAATCTATCAAGCAGTCGCAGTATTGAATGATTATCTGAGTTATCTGTAACATTCTTTGGTGCAGGTTGACAAGGCGGCTACAGGTCTGCTCGCTTTGGGCCTGCAGCGAGGCGACAGACTGGGAATTTGGGGACCCAACACGTACGAGTGGATCCTCTTCCAGTTTGCCTCAGCCAAAACTGGAATTATAATGGTCAGTTTCAGATTTACAAATGCATTTACAATGTAGCCTTGTGGTTAGAAAGACAGTCTGCTCATTGTTGTCAAACACTCTGCTGCCAAGTATGAGTGAGCAGGACATTGACCCTGGAAAGTTATTCTGTACCATCTGAATATCTACTAGGTCACTGTAGCTTTTTAATTCATTTCTGTATGCAGtcatgtgtataatatatatatatatgtatatatatatattatactataAGGCCAATTTGAAATCTGTGTAGTGAGGGACTGTGCATACACTTGACTTTtaaccttctttttttttatcaatgcAGGTTTCATTGAACCCGGCCTATCAGGTGAAGGAAGTGGAGTTTACTCTAACGAAGGTACAGTGAGTTGTGTTACAGAGTATTACTATCATTAGCTGTTATAATGTGCATATAGTAAAAATACCTGTACACAGTTGGcaggtacttttacttgagactttctattttatgctactttaAGCTTCCACTCCAATCCAAAAGTACATTAGGTAGCAGTATGTTATTATGAATATTATTGATGAAGATAAGACTTGATTGATCTTTATAGTGAGATTCACAAGCTACTTGGAAGTATATATAGTAAGAAAAGGAAGCCCCACCTTAACCTTCTgcaacactttaaaaaaaaaaaatcaaacacCAAATATATGTCATTTGCAGGTCCAGTGTAAAGCTGTGCTCTGCCCTACCAGCTTTAAAAGCCAACATTTCTGTGAGATGCTGAGGGAGCTCTGTCCAGAGATTGACTCGTCGTCAGCAGGAATGATCAAAAGCTCCAGGTTTGACAGAGTCAATGTCAGATATCAGATGTAATAAATGTTGTCTTCTTCTGTTACCATTATGGGAGAAACAGACATTAAATGCTTAACATTTTTCCattgatttaaataaatatcCTGTCTCGGTTGTGCCAGGGTGCCAGAGCTGCGTATGGTGATTGTGACGGACAGCAGACAGCCAGGGATGCTCCACGTAGACGATGTGATGCAAGCAGGGGAGAGTCAGCACTACCAACAGCTGATGGAGCTGCAGAGAAAGCTGTCCTTCGATGATCCCATCAACATCCAGTTCACATCGGTAACCCTCAGTCACACTGTCactcatgtattttatatatcTTGGACTGACACTATAAAGATCAGATCATGCTTCTTTGTTTCAGGGGACTACAGGGAGTCCAAAGGGAGCCAGTCTTTCACACCACAATATTGTAAACAATGCCTACTTTATGGGACTCAGAATTGGTTTTAGAGAAAAAGTAAGTCTATATTGGTCTCTTCatcattaaaaacatgcagacagTAAAATGTAAGTAAttgtattttcatttccccATCAGCCTCaggtgcgagtgtgtgtgcccGTACCTATGTACCACTGCTTTGGCTCAGTGTTGGGAGGGATGGCTATGGCACTGCATGGCATCACACTGGTCTTCCCTTCCACTGCCTACAACAGCCGAGCCAACCTGGAGGCCATTCAGAGTGAAAGGTATGGCACCCTGCTCATCACACAAATCaactttaaatataaaatataatataactTAAGttaatttgtgtttttttcacTCGAGGTGCAATTATGTGTACGGCACTCCCACAATGTTCACCGACATGCTAAGCCAACAGGATTTACACAAGTACGATTTGTCATCACTTGAAGCTGGTAATAGATATAAAAGACTAAAACATCTGTTGTATTGAACTTGGTGTAATTGTTAGCAAGCATACCTTTCGTATGTGCTGCTGTGTTTAAGGCATCATTGGTGGTTCTCCGTGCCCTCCTGAGATTGTGAGAAGACTGATAACAGAAATGAACATGAAAGATATAACGGTAACATATTCTGAATAATAATTTTGCCTATAAAACGTATTTATTATAACTATAAGCATATGCTTCTTCATCATATAACATCATAGGTTCATAATTTTCTAACAGATAGGCTATGGAACCACTGAGAGCAGCCCCATCACATT
Encoded proteins:
- the LOC117451268 gene encoding medium-chain acyl-CoA ligase ACSF2, mitochondrial-like isoform X2 translates to MSALLRSCAHRIRSFDELKHKAWKLCSTSLLERCRSLHVDSRPHTPALSSSYVHGTSTIPLLPLTVGQSLDSTVQRWPDREAVVFLQDGIRKTFAQFHQDVDKAATGLLALGLQRGDRLGIWGPNTYEWILFQFASAKTGIIMVSLNPAYQVKEVEFTLTKVQCKAVLCPTSFKSQHFCEMLRELCPEIDSSSAGMIKSSRVPELRMVIVTDSRQPGMLHVDDVMQAGESQHYQQLMELQRKLSFDDPINIQFTSGTTGSPKGASLSHHNIVNNAYFMGLRIGFREKPQVRVCVPVPMYHCFGSVLGGMAMALHGITLVFPSTAYNSRANLEAIQSERCNYVYGTPTMFTDMLSQQDLHKYDLSSLEAGIIGGSPCPPEIVRRLITEMNMKDITIGYGTTESSPITFLGFPQDNEDLKLNTVGCIMNHTEAKVIDPCTGEIVPLGASGELMVRGSCVMQGYWDDPQKTSEAISQDRWYRTGDTASLNSLGYLRIEGRMKDLIIRGGENIYPAEIEQFLYTHSKVKEVQVVGVKDERLGEQVCACIKLKEGHTSSAEEIRAFCKGQLTSRSRTM
- the LOC117451268 gene encoding medium-chain acyl-CoA ligase ACSF2, mitochondrial-like isoform X1; this encodes MSALLRSCAHRIRSFDELKHKAWKLCSTSLLERCRSLHVDSRPHTPALSSSYVHGTSTIPLLPLTVGQSLDSTVQRWPDREAVVFLQDGIRKTFAQFHQDVDKAATGLLALGLQRGDRLGIWGPNTYEWILFQFASAKTGIIMVSLNPAYQVKEVEFTLTKVQCKAVLCPTSFKSQHFCEMLRELCPEIDSSSAGMIKSSRVPELRMVIVTDSRQPGMLHVDDVMQAGESQHYQQLMELQRKLSFDDPINIQFTSGTTGSPKGASLSHHNIVNNAYFMGLRIGFREKPQVRVCVPVPMYHCFGSVLGGMAMALHGITLVFPSTAYNSRANLEAIQSERCNYVYGTPTMFTDMLSQQDLHKYDLSSLEAGIIGGSPCPPEIVRRLITEMNMKDITIGYGTTESSPITFLGFPQDNEDLKLNTVGCIMNHTEAKVIDPCTGEIVPLGASGELMVRGSCVMQGYWDDPQKTSEAISQDRWYRTGDTASLNSLGYLRIEGRMKDLIIRGGENIYPAEIEQFLYTHSKVKEVQVVGVKDERLGEQVCACIKLKEGHTSSAEEIRAFCKGQIAHFKIPHYVMFVDSYPLTATGKIKKNMLK